The Syngnathus typhle isolate RoL2023-S1 ecotype Sweden linkage group LG3, RoL_Styp_1.0, whole genome shotgun sequence genome window below encodes:
- the rln3b gene encoding relaxin-3b produces the protein MWKTALLTLCLLVALVDKVRPNEAHSSFYGMKLCGREFIRAVIFTCGGSRWRRSIGDAALTGDEAFDRWNVNPLPQMASEQDLVQSNVWKDRSFDAAPVDAEFSRSARSPILDEVLEALRSADRKGRDVVVGLSNACCKWGCSKSEISSLC, from the exons ATGTGGAAGACGGCACTCTTGACCCTGTGTCTCTTGGTGGCTTTGGTAGACAAGGTGCGGCCAAATGAAGCCCATTCCTCTTTTTATGGAATGAAGCTGTGTGGAAGAGAGTTTATACGTGCTGTCATTTTTACCTGTGGGGGCTCTCGCTGGAGGAGAAGCATTGGAGACGCAG CTCTTACTGGAGACGAGGCTTTTGACAGATGGAATGTGAATCCTCTCCCTCAAATGGCCAGTGAGCAAGATCTTGTGCAATCTAATGTATGGAAGGATCGGTCATTTGATGCGGCGCCTGTGGATGCTGAATTCAGCCGCTCTGCTCGCTCACCAATCTTGGACGAAGTCCTGGAGGCTCTTCGAAGTGCAGATAGGAAAGGACGGGATGTCGTGGTGGGACTGTCCAATGCCTGTTGCAAGTGGGGCTGCAGCAAGAGTGAAATCAGCTCCTTGTGCTAA
- the tnpo2b gene encoding transportin-2, with product MEWQPDEQSLQQVLQLLKDSQSPDTATQRAVQEKLEQLNQFPDFNNYLIFVLTSLKSEDEPTRSLSGLILKNNVKAHYQNFPPNVGDFIKRECLNNIGDPSPLIRATIGILITTIASKGELQTWPELLPQLCNLLNSEDYNTCEGSFGALQKICEDSSELLDSDALNRPLNIMIPKFLQFFKHCSPKIRSHAIACVNQFIIGRAQALMDNIDTFIESLFALAGDEDSEVRKNVCRALVMLLEVRIDRLIPHMHSIIQYMLQRTQDPDENVALEACEFWLTLAEQPICKEALSGHLVQLIPILVNGMKYSEIDIILLKGDVEEDEAIPDSEQDIKPRFHKSRTVTLQHEGGEGEEGEDIDDDEDDDDDTLSDWNLRKCSAAALDVLANVFREELLPHLLPLLKGLLFHPDWVIKESGILVLGAIAEGCMQGMVPYLPELIPHLIQCLCDKKALVRSIACWTLSRYAHWVVSQPPDAHLKPLMTELLKRILDGNKRVQEAACSAFATLEEEACTELVPYLSFILDTLVFAFGKYQHKNLLILYDAIGTLADSVGHHLNQPEYIQKLMPPLISKWNELKDEDKDLFPLLECLSSVATALQSGFLPYCEPVYQRCVTLVQKTLAQAMMYSQQPDQYEAPDKDFMIVALDLLSGLAEGLGGHVDTLVARSNIMTLLFQCMQDTMPEVRQSSFALLGDLTKACFPHVKPCIAEFMPILGTNLNPEFISVCNNATWAIGEICMQMGVEMQPYIPMVLSQLVEIINRPNTPKTLLENTAITIGRLGYVCPQEVAPMLPQFIRPWCTSLRNIRDNEEKDSAFRGICMMIGVNPGGVVQDFIFFCDAVASWVNPKDDLREMFYKILHGFKEQVGEENWQQFSEQFPPLLKERLAACYGV from the exons ATGGAGTGGCAACCAGATGAACAAAGTCTCCAACAAGTGCTTCAACTTCTCAAGGACTCCCAGTCTCCAGACACAGCAACACAGAGAGCAGTGCAAGAA AAACTGGAGCAACTTAACCAGTTTCCAGATTTCAACAACTATCTCATCTTTGTCCTCACAAGCCTAAAGTCAGAGG ATGAGCCTACTCGCTCGCTCAGTGGCCTGATACTCAAGAACAATGTTAAGGCTCACTACCAGAATTTCCCTCCCAATGTGGGTGACTTCATCAAACGAGAGTGTCTCAATAACATTGGAGACCCATCACCACTTATCAGAGCTACAATTG gTATCTTGATCACAACCATAGCCTCCAAAGGAGAGCTTCAAACATGGCCGGAACTTTTGCCACAGCTTTGCAATTTGCTGAATTCGGAGGACTATAACACCTGTGAG GGTTCCTTTGGAGCATTGCAAAAGATCTGTGAAGACTCTTCTGAGTTGTTGGACAGCGATGCACTGAACAGACCACTCAACATTATGATTCCCAAGTTTCTGCAGTTTTTCAAACACTGCAGCCCCAAGATCAG GTCCCACGCTATAGCATGCGTTAACCAGTTCATCATTGGTCGAGCTCAGGCTCTCATGGATAATATAGACACATTTATTGAG AGTCTCTTTGCACTGGCAGGTGACGAGGACAGCGAAGTACGGAAAAACGTGTGCAGGGCTCTGGTCATGCTGCTGGAAGTCCGCATTGACCGCCTCATCCCACACATGCACAGCATCATCCAG TATATGCTGCAGCGTACTCAAGACCCCGATGAGAACGTGGCTCTGGAGGCTTGTGAGTTCTGGTTGACTCTGGCTGAACAACCGATCTGTAAAGAGGCCCTGTCTGGCCACTTGGTCCA ACTCATTCCGATCTTAGTGAATGGGatgaaatattctgaaattgatATTATTCTTCTCAAG GGTGATGTAGAGGAAGACGAGGCAATTCCAGACAGTGAACAAGACATCAAGCCTCGTTTCCACAAGTCTCGCACTGTCACTCTGCAGCATGAAGGAGGGGAGGGTGAAGAGGGGGAAGacattgatgatgatgaggacgatgatgacgatACGCTGTCTGATTGGAACCTCC GGAAATGTTCTGCTGCGGCCCTGGATGTTCTGGCCAACGTGTTCCGAGAGGAGCTGCTTCCCCATCTTCTGCCTCTCCTTAAAGGTCTGCTCTTCCATCCTGACTGGGTCATCAAAGAATCTGGCATCCTTGTCCTTGGGGCCATTGCTGAGG GATGCATGCAGGGTATGGTACCTTACTTGCCCGAACTCATCCCCCATCTCATCCAGTGCTTATGTGACAAGAAGGCCCTGGTTCGTTCCATCGCATGCTGGACCCTCAGTCGTTACGCACACTGGGTGGTCAGCCAGCCTCCTGACGCTCACCTCAAACCTCTCATGACTGAGCTCCTCAAACGCATCCTGGATGGCAATAAGAGGGTGCAAGAGGCGGCGTGCAG CGCGTTTGCCACCCTGGAAGAGGAGGCGTGCACGGAGCTAGTGCCTTACCTCAGCTTCATCTTGGACACGCTGGTgtttgcttttgggaagtaccaGCACAAAAATCTACTCATCCTTTATGATGCCATAGGAACCCTGGCAGACTCTGTGGGACACCATCTTAATCAGCCT GAGTACATCCAAAAGCTGATGCCACCTTTGATTTCTAAGTGGAATGAACTGAAGGATGAAGATAAAGATCTCTTCCCCCTGCTGGAGTGTCTGTCATCTGTGGCCACGGCACTGCAGAGTGGCTTCCTCCCCTACTGTGAGCCTGTCTATCAGCGTTGTGTCACGCTTGTCCAGAAGACCCTGGCCCAAGCCATG ATGTATAGTCAGCAGCCAGATCAGTATGAGGCACCTGACAAGGACTTCATGATTGTGGCTCTAGATCTTCTGAGCGGCCTGGCTGAGGGATTGGGTGGCCATGTGGACACGCTTGTGGCTCGCAGCAACATTATGACTCTGCTCTTCCAGTGCATGCAG GATACGATGCCTGAAGTAAGACAGAGTTCATTTGCTCTACTGGGAGACTTGACCAAGGCTTGCTTCCCTCATGTCAAACCTTGCATTG CTGAATTCATGCCAATTCTCGGGACCAACCTGAACCCAGAGTTCATCTCCGTCTGTAACAACGCTACCTGGGCCATCGGAGAGATATGCATGCAGATGGGTGTGGAGATGCAGCCGTACATTCCGATGGTTCTGAGTCAGTTGGTTGAAATCATCAATCGACCAAACACTCCTAAGACCCTACTGGAAAACACTg CAATCACCATCGGACGACTGGGCTACGTGTGTCCTCAGGAAGTCGCACCCATGCTGCCGCAGTTCATCCGACCATG GTGCACATCACTCCGCAACATTCGAGATAATGAAGAGAAAGACTCTGCTTTTCGTGGAATTTGCATGATGATTGGTGTGAACCCAGGCGGTGTGGTGCAG GACTTCATCTTCTTCTGCGATGCAGTCGCCTCCTGGGTGAACCCCAAAGATGATCTGAGAGAAATGTTCTATAAG ATCCTGCACGGTTTTAAGGAGCAGGTTGGAGAGGAGAATTGGCAACAGTTCTCTGAGCAGTTCCCCCCTCTGCTGAAGGAGCGACTGGCAGCCTGCTACGGTGTATAA